The following is a genomic window from Thunnus maccoyii chromosome 13, fThuMac1.1, whole genome shotgun sequence.
aatctttttttgtatttgtggaaggagatttatatttacagattacacattcacacatggaTTGTTGATCTGTTCACACAAATAATATTGGGACAAATCTATCTTGATAATGATCTGTCATAGCTCACCTTCAGTTCTGTTATGTTGCTTTCCCTTGTGCTGAACTCTCGTAGCAGGTAATTCTTTCCAGCCTGGAATCAAAAACAGCATCACAATTTGTTACTTATTAGAGGCCTCACCATAGGCAGTGTGGAATAACCTCTGCTGCATTTAAATTCTATGACTTGCTCATTATAAAACCTTGAACTTCATCTTGGCTGGAGAAAACCAACTTGCCTCATGATACAGTCGCGTGTCATTTATTCTGATCAGCACTCCATCCACTCGTAGGAAGAAACgcagcaacaagaagaaactTGTGGGCATCACCCTCTGTATTATCAATAAGACACACATCAAGATGTTAACACTGCAGAGTCCCTCTTGCAGAACTTATTAGCTCAAACGGTTTGCATACAACATGATATGATACAGTacattacaaaaatacaaaaagcaaGATTTGGAATCAGTCCATACATCATCACGCCTTTTCTGAACTTGGTGATCTTAAACAAATCAATCACTGAACTTTGCCTTCTGAGCTCTCCCTTAATCCCAGAATGCACCTGTGAAGAAGCTCCAGGAGCTGACAGCATTTTGCCATTCTGAGCTTCTGCCTCCGTAAATGAGGCATGAATTACATGCAGATTTTGGCCAAATGATCAATTAAAAGCTTAGTGCACATTTACATTGCTCTTAAATGGTATCTGGTCTTCATTTGGATTAATAGTATCAAGTGTGACTGTAGGCAGCACTCACAATTTTGACGCTGATCATTGAGACTCCGTGGTCATGCAGCTCGTCCTCAAACAGCAGAACCTCATCAAAAAACATGATCTGTTCCCGAGCCTTCAGCTTCTCCATGTCGATACGTTCCGCTGTCTCAGTTGCCTTCAGatgaacaacaaataaaaatgaaacacaggaggaagtagaggtgcTCAAAGACACAAAATCATTCTCCATATTTCTAAGACTTTTGACAATATACAAAACAAAGGTAGTGATAATACTGTGTTTCACTCACTTACTGAAAATGACCCACCTTTATCTGCATACCGTCTCCTATCAGAGTGCCTCTGTAGTCTGTGGTGTATGTCCAGTCGTAAGGTCTCACCACCTCTTGGGAGTGTTCAGAATCAGCTCTAGAAAGAGATCAAAGATTCATGTTTAGTTATTCCTGAAAATGTCCCTGCTTGTGAAATCTGTGATCTCCTGTTGTCTAAGAGAAGGGGTAAGGGATAATGGGCTAAAAGTGGGTTGAGCACAATATGCATTACTGCTTGAAAATCCTCAACAGAGTTTTGATAACAGGTCTACAGGTGAAAAGGCTAAAGAGTACAATATATTCTatatggtgtttttccattgttttgggggtagtcatgccAAGCCATGCCGGGAACACTTGAGTTGAGGTGGTGCGTTGCCAGTGCCAGTTTTCCATAACACAGCACTGCAAGGTAAAAGAAGTTGCTCACCTGCTGGAGGTGTAATGGTTTGCAGAAAATGCAGTAAGTCTGTTGtctacagctcttcatcaaacatcttactgtggctgtttctgtttgtactcTTTGTCCTatcattatttctaactgattcactgaaaaaaaatatctctaaATATCTCCAGATCTTGTGTACACCTGTTTCTATTGACGAATAGCGCcactaacgaagctctgctaattcagctataaacacatttcatttcctataaattcttcaaaataaaagtctccctttattgtatttcatcagcagtaacttaagACAGCTCTGATACAGCTGAAAGTGGCCaagaaacagtaaaacacttATCTGACatacaaacaggaacacaggggagaaactaaacttcaaaccacaaAAATTCAGTTAGAagctgagagctgaacacacacagatttttgaaaacagctttctgtcTGGTCTCCAGCACAGACATGAGCTGAGTTTACAACACACTGCTTGTTTGGGGGGGAGAAGGGGGGCTCATCATGGGCTGGCTGCGGTTGGTCCTGCAAGTGAGCAGGACCACTGCAGCGTGATTGGCCATGGTTATCCCCTGCTGTTAGGCTGTAGCGCATTTCATTGCGGGTTGGCTTGGCTTGGCGTGGCTAAGGCAGACTGATCCAAACTAATGGAAAAACCCTATTATTGACCCTTTGACTACCAAACCAAACTGACAGGCTCAATAGTGGCAGATGGAATACATGCCAGATTTCAAAAAgattgtggaaaacaagaagTAGTGTGCTAGAAGAAGTGGTGTGCTGTCATTGTATCTCACTGGAGTTTGGAGCTTGCGTGTGTCTGCCAGggcatttgtttgtttccttaAAGTAGTATGGCTGTTCTTTTAGCTCTCAGTGTCTGAACGGTTGGCCACACCTATTTAGAGTTTTGACATATCAAATGTTAACTGAACAATCCTCAAGCTGTGGCCTTTAgtaacacattataatgttCATCTTGCCTGCTCTCCTGCCATTCCTGAGCACAGGCCACCTTGACAGCATCCTCCATGTTGTTGACTCTCTTAAGGGCATCAATTGCATTGAATTCGATGCCGAAGCCATCTTTGTGCTGGATGCGCAGGACGTTGTCCCCAAACAGCATCTCTGGAAGGGAGGGCATGCTCATCTCCTCTGCCAACCTGGGAAGTCAAAAGTAAACATCTGTTTAATGTAACAATGCATctttctgaaaagaaaaaacacttcagGTCTATATTCACTAATGTTGCTTGACTTAAGATGTCCTGTGGAGATTGCTTGTAAAAaaagttactgtatgttttacatTAAGTGTTGCTGACAAAAACGCATATTGTGTGTACTTAAACTCCAACAATTGTGCTAAATGCATTTCCTCCcccataaaacatttgcaaagctgtttaaagtccccctccacggaaaaatgtgttttattgttacctcagaaggctgttttcacaatcACCCAATAAAAGGTGAAGAAAGTTTCTTTGTATTCACCATAAATGTGAGTTTAAGGGTTGTACCTAcgagtatgatttgtgacatcacaactagtttgaaaccaattgtggtccagtatgcaacttacacaagtgtgatgtggaaactcaATGTTCAGAAATTATACTACCTATAACCTACTGATACTTAACCCATTAAACTCTAGAACGCAACCTTAGGCGTAGCCTCAACCTGTCATCCTAAACCTGCATTAAGTGATTCTGTGTCCATTTGGGGGCAGTGCAAACAAGTTGTATacacaacactgatatatcatcaccttttaagttgacatgtggcaaacagttgcttatttacagaataacattatcattcatttaaagtCTGGCTAGCTGGTGaatgcaagtccaatattctcctttagctctgtttttgagCTTTACCAACTCccgagggaaatatctgtctctttagctgctaaatgctccatgttcaccagctagtcaccaACTGTGACTGAGTTAGTAATTGCTacctttttctctgaaaacagcagcctgctgcggctgaaaacgacgctatgagagtgctgagagtgaaccaaaacagtaaagttgtagccagacagctaaacaatgagctgaaactcgctataaagctcagTAAAGCAGAGggaagctgcagagtcgctgatagatattctctgtaggttcatccGAGCGACACCACTGCATCTCTCTAACCTTCTGTTGTTGCTCACAGGCACATAAGAGTCTGAGCTATGTGCCACCGCTGCTGCCACCTCCTTCTCTTCGCTCTTTTCTCCATCTCCTTCCCTACTTTCTCCTCCTTGACCTCTCAGGAGTCCCTCTGCAAGACCATTGGCCATTGGACCACTctgcttccctggctgttgGTGCCACTTACAGAGGTTTTGGATCTGGCTCCTCATCCTGCATCAGCCTcacctcatttctctctctcccctgtgtGAATGAtatcatgtctctctctctctcccttgtgtATGTggtttcctgtctctcctcctgtgtgtgtgtgtgtgtgtgtgtgtgtgtgaatggtgtgATGCGAGTTTTCCCTGTGGGTGTGTTTAGTCTGTCCTCCTCTCAGGTGTCCACGGTGATGGAGGTCGCAAGGCTCAGGTCCTATCTGTTTGGTAGCACCTGGAAATTGCTCGATGTCCTTATGATCATACATATTacaaatcattattattttgtcattttggctGTTATCCATGCTGTAGTTTCCGTAGTTTgtgttctattctgtacacacaatatctattgcatgtctgtcctggaagagggatcccttctatgttgctcttcctgaggttcCTTCCATTTTTCCCCTTTAAAAAGGGATTTTTTGAGGGcgtttttccttattcaaattgagggtctaaggatagaggatgttgtattgctgtacagattgtaaagttGCCTGAGGCTAATATGTGATTTGcaatattgggctatacaaataaaattgacttgacttgatttgactctcACATCACACATTGTTATTTAATTCACAGTCATAAGACATTGTTTATAGCCAGTGTacaaaaaggggggggggggggggtctgggACCCCTTACAGTTTGTAAAAtctcaaaattatattttaggGGGGGTCTCAACAATGTGTCTAATTATTTTCGATGTATCTAAAACAGTAAGGTTCAAAaacttgtattgtttttaaaataacaataataatatattgcTGTCAAAGTGTTTACAACATTTGACTGCAATTTGCTCTGCCTCTGCATATTTAAAATGTccaataaaatgtgaatgtgaactAATTCTGACTAGAAAATAATTGTCCTTTATTTATCCTGAGGATTTTCCTCAAACAGTCCTTAAATCATAGAACAAACACAACTAGAccagtaaaaaaacaaccatgCTTGCTCTCGTATAGTTACTTGGATCTAGTGGCTGATGTATGCCTACTCTGTTTTGTAAGTTCCGCTCATGGCACTGAGATCCACCAACTGTCACAGGTTATTCGCACACTGATTATAGCCCTTGTACACTGAGCAATGCAGGTGTAGGGAGTTACAAAACTGCATCTGTGCAGGTCTCTGCCAAAATACAATACCATCTTTTTTTGGCTGCATAATTATTTGTGCAAAAGGAGTTAAACAAAGCAGAGCTGCAATAACCTGAGTAAAACTGTACCGACCAGAGGGTCCAGAGTTGAACAAATCAAGTAAGAAGACAAATAAATATCTGTTCCTGTACCTACTAAGTAAGAGCAACATCTCACCGTTCAATGTCTTTGGATTTCATGATGTGGTTTTTGGCAGCAGTCACTTTCCATGGTCCAAAGGTGAAGTCCTGCTTACTGCTCTTGAAACCATGTGACATCATTGTGGACAGAGAGGCCAACATCAGCTATAAGAGAAAGAGCAAATTTTTCAAACAGATTGGACGGACAGACACTGCGATAAGGGGTTGTAAGAACCTTTTCACTCATAATAATACT
Proteins encoded in this region:
- the tiprl gene encoding TIP41-like protein → MLASLSTMMSHGFKSSKQDFTFGPWKVTAAKNHIMKSKDIERLAEEMSMPSLPEMLFGDNVLRIQHKDGFGIEFNAIDALKRVNNMEDAVKVACAQEWQESRADSEHSQEVVRPYDWTYTTDYRGTLIGDGMQIKATETAERIDMEKLKAREQIMFFDEVLLFEDELHDHGVSMISVKIRVMPTSFFLLLRFFLRVDGVLIRINDTRLYHEAGKNYLLREFSTRESNITELKNVPAALYTDPNEIAKHLTLKLTECEKLELPVMQPQTVNEDLQ